A single genomic interval of Lacrimispora sphenoides JCM 1415 harbors:
- a CDS encoding tyrosine-type recombinase/integrase yields MIEQILEKVINTMLPHLDSGQMEQLHNALYINFHGVEVREECYEVAETGIDGDALKVKMFVASKKAVNRQENTLKQYTMEICKMLDFLGKRIEDITAMDLRYYYGVMREQHGIKMTTMQTRLHYLSSFWDFLTTEELVTSNPVKRVGILKLAKTIKKPFSQEEMEALRVNCTVLRDRALMEFLYSTGVRVSELALLNVCDIEMGRQELIVFGKGSKERKVYLTDNARFYLKRYLKERMKEEGITEEELVNKPLFATLDQPHARLTVAGIQYMFRQLGRRAGVKKVHPHRFRRTIATDLLNRGMPVEQVSKLLGHEKLDTTMIYCTVQEENVKESHRKFA; encoded by the coding sequence ATGATAGAGCAGATTTTGGAAAAAGTGATCAATACTATGCTGCCGCACCTGGATAGTGGACAGATGGAGCAGTTGCATAATGCACTGTATATTAATTTTCATGGCGTGGAAGTAAGGGAAGAATGTTACGAGGTAGCAGAAACGGGCATTGACGGCGATGCCTTAAAGGTCAAGATGTTCGTGGCAAGCAAAAAGGCGGTTAACCGACAGGAAAATACCTTAAAGCAATATACAATGGAGATCTGCAAGATGCTGGATTTCCTGGGGAAACGGATTGAGGACATTACCGCCATGGATCTCCGATATTATTATGGGGTCATGAGGGAGCAGCACGGCATTAAAATGACCACCATGCAGACAAGGCTGCATTATTTATCCAGCTTCTGGGATTTCCTCACTACAGAGGAGCTAGTGACCAGTAACCCGGTTAAACGGGTAGGGATCCTGAAGCTGGCCAAGACCATCAAAAAGCCGTTTTCCCAGGAAGAAATGGAAGCACTTAGGGTTAATTGTACGGTACTGAGGGACCGTGCCTTAATGGAGTTTTTATACAGTACAGGTGTCAGGGTGTCAGAGCTGGCGTTACTGAATGTTTGTGATATAGAAATGGGGCGGCAGGAGTTGATTGTATTTGGTAAGGGAAGTAAGGAAAGAAAGGTGTATTTGACGGATAATGCTAGGTTTTACTTAAAGAGATACCTTAAAGAGCGCATGAAGGAGGAGGGGATAACCGAGGAAGAATTGGTAAATAAGCCTTTATTTGCAACACTAGATCAGCCTCATGCTCGCCTGACTGTTGCCGGAATCCAATATATGTTTAGGCAGCTTGGGCGGCGTGCAGGTGTGAAGAAGGTCCATCCGCATCGTTTCCGGAGGACTATAGCTACTGATCTACTGAATAGAGGGATGCCGGTGGAGCAGGTGTCAAAACTTCTGGGACATGAAAAATTAGATACGACAATGATCTACTGCACTGTTCAGGAGGAAAATGTGAAAGAGTCTCACCGAAAGTTTGCATAA
- a CDS encoding cohesin domain-containing protein, with protein sequence MNRPECLHIPTLHEGEQAQISWGTVEADKNYIVERVFNESFLQALSGYTWDNIDSTNDPWSMYDEDALTWHKIETRTGKGQHWERLDYEQLSWSQLENHSHTWQQLESQEISFEIFKGPGDERPGIEQGCTWLELDELNKTWTSLESYGNSWEEGEKMTLPGLSWESIDSRWLTFNEWEGKELTFRELDTQKQIEEHRGMTDFISIGALNAMYRIKAYDSNGDESDYLATVQLPVIPIFYRNSNMEYPVKTGKRYAVLLKAQEVSGLDKIRMNLRYDPYLLELTSLAAGSLRSIAEPGNYPEENLRIYSSTPGKLWFQSTRQLSQNKCFSGSIALVEFIAKGTGSAAVSLI encoded by the coding sequence ATGAACCGACCAGAATGTTTACATATCCCTACCCTCCACGAGGGAGAACAAGCACAAATCAGCTGGGGAACGGTGGAAGCAGATAAAAATTATATTGTAGAACGGGTATTTAATGAATCTTTTTTACAGGCCCTGTCCGGATACACCTGGGATAATATTGACAGCACCAATGATCCATGGAGCATGTATGATGAGGATGCCCTCACCTGGCACAAAATCGAAACCAGAACAGGCAAAGGTCAGCACTGGGAACGCCTGGATTATGAGCAGTTAAGCTGGTCGCAGCTTGAGAACCATTCGCATACCTGGCAGCAGTTAGAAAGTCAGGAAATCAGTTTTGAAATATTTAAAGGTCCCGGCGATGAACGGCCCGGCATTGAGCAGGGATGTACCTGGCTGGAACTGGACGAGCTTAATAAAACCTGGACTAGCCTGGAAAGCTACGGAAATTCATGGGAGGAAGGAGAGAAGATGACGCTGCCTGGCCTCTCATGGGAGAGTATTGACTCCAGATGGCTGACGTTTAACGAATGGGAAGGAAAAGAATTGACCTTCCGTGAACTGGATACACAGAAACAGATTGAAGAACACCGGGGAATGACAGATTTCATCTCAATTGGGGCATTAAACGCAATGTACCGGATCAAAGCATATGATTCAAACGGTGATGAGTCTGATTATTTAGCAACAGTACAATTGCCGGTTATTCCTATATTTTACCGCAACAGCAACATGGAATACCCGGTAAAGACCGGCAAGCGTTACGCAGTCCTGCTGAAAGCCCAGGAGGTCAGCGGTCTGGACAAGATCCGCATGAACCTCCGGTATGATCCATACTTACTGGAATTAACCAGTCTCGCAGCCGGCAGCCTAAGAAGCATAGCAGAACCAGGAAATTATCCGGAAGAAAATTTAAGAATATATTCCAGTACTCCGGGAAAGCTGTGGTTTCAATCAACCAGACAGTTAAGTCAGAATAAGTGCTTTAGCGGTTCCATTGCATTGGTAGAATTTATCGCCAAGGGAACTGGAAGCGCAGCAGTATCATTAATTTAA